The DNA region TTGCGGCACGGTATGTCTAGATAAAGCTTAAACAAACGGGGACTATCCTGGCATATTTCGCAGCATCGGCATCGGCAACATTCACTAAATGacactttttttaaaaaaatcactGAATGGGATACGGTCCATTTGATTGGGGGATGAATCGTAAACGAGGCGAAGATCCACTGACTCGCCTCATCATTTTTCCCCACTAAGAAAAAGGAGCTCTAAACCCCCACCGCCGGCTGCAATCTCACCCACCGCCGACGGCGAGATCTCCAGGATGGCCTTAGCCGGGCGGCGGGACGGCCCCCTCATGctacggggcggcggcggcgggaaacCCCTGTCGCGCGGGTCTCGGATCGCGGTGGCGGTCGCTGTCGGCATCGGGCTTGGCTGCGTCTGCGCCTTCCTCTACCCCGACGGCCTCTTCCGCCCATCTGCCTCTGCCCTCCAATGGTCGCGCCACGTACTGCTCTTTCACTCTTTCATTCTTGTTTCTTTACCTTCCCTGCATCTGGTTAGAAACGGAGATCTTGGTCGTAACTGTGCTCGTCGTGCCTCATGGGTTAATAAGTGAATGGGGAATCACTTTAGCGTTCTACCTTGGACCAACCAGGAACGATGTGAGGAACCTGAAGGCTCTATGTCTAAGAGCATGCCATAAATAGATCCATGGCACTCCTCTAGATTAGCCTTAGCCAAAATAGTATTTAGTCTACCTTTTTGAAGGATGGTTTCGATGAGAGATTAAACAAGAAGTTTCTTGTTGGTGTGTCAAGCTGGGCATGGAATTTGAGTTCTGGCATCAGATAAAAGTTTGTTGCGGCCTTGTGGGAATGGTTCGGTTCTCAACATTTGTTTTGTTTCATATTTAAAGTGTCATTCGATAGGAGTATTGACAAACCTGGATGCAGATCAATGATTCTGATAGCTATGTGTGCCTAGATCACATTGCAATTTGAGATTCTCAAAAATTGTGTTCATGGTTGCCAACCTTTACTATGTTTAGCTACATGGAGATCACTTGACCTACCTATTCCTCATCGGCACAGTACCAAAATTAATGCAGTGCGCTTGATTCAATTCTTGCTAAACCTCCTCCAGTCCATCCCCAAATATAGCATAAAGTATACCTCTGCAAAACTAACTGTAAGAATATTTGGTAACCAGATGGATAGGAAGCAGGCAAGCAGCTCCAACACCCTGTAGAGATGCTAAATCTTCTGAGCGCTGGAGCGGTGTAGCTATTAGAATAGGGAAGGTTGACTTTCTATGTGTTGAGGCTGCATCAGCAAGCCATGGCAAGGCATAGTGACTTAATTGTTTTGAAATGAGTCTTAAGTGCCCAGAGTTAATGGTTTCACCTGCAACTTATGTTTTAATTAGGGTGAGGTATGGGACACAGGAAGGTCAGCCGAGCAATCAACTTTGGTCATGAGATTCCCCATTTACATGTTTTCAATCCTGCTCATGTTGTGCACATCAGGGCTCAAGGTCCAGCCTGGATGGCATTAAGAGCTAGATCAGATTGGATTCAAGTTGAGCTCAGTTTAGAGTCCCAAACTCTCAATATGAGCGAAGTCTGGGATTATTTTGTATGCTAAATAGAAAGTATAGAAAAACAAAGTTTCTCCAATTTAAGATTGTTGTTGATCTGTTGTTCTAAAAAAGAACACTTAATTCACGCAGGGCCATTTGAGAACCATCCCTGTGCTGTTAATTGGGTCTTGCCCACAGGGCCATTTGAGCACCATCCCTGTGCTGTTAATTGGGTCTTCGCCACACATGAGGCCCAGATGAATCTCCCGCCTCCTGCTCTAATGCATTTATATTTTGGATTAATTGGCCGCTTAATCTGCTCTTTAATGGCTAGTTGTTATCAATCACTGTTCGGTAGCAACAATGTTTTGCTATACCTGTATTGTTGATTTCTAAAGATAATAAATACTTCTGCTACATAACAGGACTCTTTTACCGAGGAAAATAAGTGAATGTAGACACGCCGTATATAAAGATTAAAGAATTGCTATTATGTAACTTATAAGTGATTTCTTCTAGTCTAGTAGTCTGTGACTTGTAATGCAATAATTGGTATTCTAAACTAGACATTAAGAAGCTACAGAGATGACCAGAACAACTTCTTCCTGGTACTACCTTTTCTGAATTGTGACTTAACCCCGTAGTTGTTTCTCTTGCTAACTTATTTTGCTTTGTCTGTGTTGTTACAGTAGCAACATAGCCATAGAATTAACTGCTGTGCACACTTTCATCATCATTAATACCTTTGTTTTCTTCTTTGTGTTTTGTACCTTTAGTTTTTATTTGTATTTGTACCATCCTGAAGAGTAGTTAAATTCTAATATACGATGTGTATTCTGCTCATTCATTAGGTTGACTCAACTGCTTGCGAATCATCGGGGCGAGTTACCAGCCTTAAGTCCCAGTTGGCATCATTGGAGAGAGAGAATGCTGAAATGAGGAGGCAGATTAATGAATTATCCATGAAACTTCAATTGGCTGGACAAGGAAAAGATGAGACCTTGTACAAGCCTGGTCCTTTCGGAACTGTCAAGGCTTTGAGAACAAATCCGACAGTAATGCCTGATGAATCTGTTAATCCCAGGTTGGCCAAGATAATGGAAGAGGTTGCTGTCAAGAAGGAGCTTATTGTTGCATTGGCAAATTCCAACGTCAGGGAGATGCTTGAAGTTTGGTTTACCAATATCAAACGAGTTGGTATTCCAAACTTCCTAGTTGTGGCATTGGATGACAATATAGAAAGCTTCTGCAAATCTAAAGGTGTTCCGGTCTACCGGCGTGATCCTGATGAAGGCATCGACAACATTGCAAAAACTGGTGGGAACCATGCCGTTTCTGGACTCAAGTTTCGTGTTTTAAGGGAGTTCTTGCAGCTTGGATATAGTATTCTCCTCTCTGACATTGATATTATTTTCCTGAGGAACCCATTCGATCATCTTTACAGAGATTCTGATGTAGAGTCCATGAGTGATGGCCACAACAACATGACAGCTTATGGTTTCAACGATGTGTTTGATGAGCCATCTATGGGCTGGGCCAGATATGCACACACAATGCGGATCTGGGTTTACAACTCCGGCTTTTTTTATATAAGACCAACAATTCCTTCTATTGAACTTCTAGATCGAGTAGCTTACCGCCTTTCTCATGAGAAGGCATGGGACCAAGCAGTCTTCAACGAGGAACTGTTCTTCCCATCTCATCCAGGTTATGAAGGCCTTCATGCATCCAGAAGAACCATGGATATTTATCTATTCATGAACAGCAAAGTGCTCTTCAAGACTGTGAGGAAAGATGCTCAGCTCAAGAAGCTAAAGCCAGTGATTGTGCATTTGAACTACCATCCAGACAAGTTAGACCGGATGAAAGCTGTTATTGAGTTCTATGTGAATGGAAAGCAAGATGCGCTGCAACGTTTCCCTGATGGATCAGAATGAGGAAATTACACATTGTTCTGGTACGGAAATATATACCCATCATATCCTTGTGGTTGTGGGGTTGTTCTGGCATTAGGATGGGATCCTCATACATGCGAGAATGTCAGATGATCCGAGTGCCATATGGATCCGTTGAGCTTGAGCTATTTGGACGTCGCTTTAGTCTCTACTAACCTCAACAGTTCTGTAGCAAACATGGAGTAGCTTAGATGGCTGATCACATTTTCCTTTTTAATCTGAGTTGTTGACATTGGAATTTCGAAACCGAGGCGGTTGCCATGTACTCAGACTACCGGCCACTATATGCTTCGATGCCGGCGTTCCCTTGTATCCTGGTTTGCTAGTGAATTGAGAACCAATTGCAGTTTTGATGATACGGATTAAGATTTTATATTATCCACGGTTGAAACAGTGCTGTGGACAGGGTTTGAGCACCGGATTTTCTTCTCCTCCCGTGATCTGAACCTTCGAAGCTAGCGCAAGTGATGTGATCTTGGTTTGTTCTTTTCTGCCGCGTCGCGTCGCTTGACCCAAGAGGCAACGTGGGGAACATGGAGATCCCCAGCATATGCCCGTTCGTCCGACCCAATCTTCGGTCTGGCAGCCTCCCGCTTCTTGGGCTGGTTTCGCCTGTTCGTCTGATAGCGGCATCGTGCCAACCTGCCACCCTGATATCCTTGCAAAACACGGGACATGATGACATGCCTGTCAGATTGCCTTAGGCCGGTGGTGGTACACCGCGCTCTACCGTTTGTGGCCCAAAACACAAGCGAGGGGCACCTGATCTCAGTTCCTTCCTTCCCATCGCTCAACGCGCGTTGTAGCAGCCTCCAACACACACCTCACGCTGCCATAGCTGGACGGCTGGACCACCGTCACCTGGAATTAATGACCTCAAAGTTTTGCGTAGAGAATTTAAATTTCGAGCTAAAGTTGGGATTCATAAGTAGAGTTTATTAGCTTTTTATGCGATGATGAATCTATGGATCCATTACATGAAACTCTATTTATAATGCGTCCAGGAGCTAACGAGGCTCTTCTACTGAAATCTGAATGTCTCAATTCCTGAGTGATCGCAGAAAAACAAAAAAGAACGGTCCTTTTGGATTTCGAGTTCTTTGTATGCACTACAGCACGGCCTACTTTAGTCTGAACTTTTTTAAGGCATTTTGGACACCGCTTCTTTGGAAAAAGATTGAAATAAAAACTACCCCAAATGTCAGAGCCAGTTAGCAGTTGTTATAATGTCCTTACTGATTCTTAAACTACTATAGAGAAGCAACGacacaagaaaaaaaaaatcatattCCACGCTGAGTCGCTGACTTGCTGAGGAGTCACCGGTTTTGGAGCAAGAGTTGCAAACTGAACATGGTTGTGGACCGTTTACCGTGTGAGGGCCCGGCCAGGAGTTCAACACTTCTTGGTTTTGGGCCCTGGTATTGTATGCCGAGCCAGCCTTGGAGGCTTGGAGCAAAATATCAAGCAGCTCGATCTTTCTCGTAGACGCACAAAGAGAAAGGGAAGAGGAATTCATTCTTTCTGGCACACGGACCCGGCATGCCGCACGCTGACAAAAGAAGAACCCGACGAGTCAATAATGGACAGCAGCGCACAGAGAGATCGGAGAAGGAAGGAAGGGGGTGAAAAGATGCGGagaaaccaaaccaaaaccataAACTCGCGCGGCCGATAAGGCACCACGTGCGTGGCGTGTGGCCCGTCGCGCTCGTCCTCCTCGCTGTGTCGCCGCGCGCGGACGGCGTTATCGCCTTCGCCTTCCTCTCCCCACACTCCCTCCTCCTGATTCCTATTCCCCTCCCCCAGCCAACCCCCCTCCTCCATTCCGTTTCTCCGGGAGGAACTAGTCCCAACCCCCCCGAATCCCACCGGCTCCCGGCGAGCTCGTGCGCGGTGCCGGGGCCCCAGGCGCGGCccccgcccctcccccgccgggCTCGGCGGCCGgaccgctcgccgccgcccttccCGACCCGGCGCTGTCGGTCCTGCTCGCCCTCTGCCCAGGTAAGGTGTTTCCGGCCGCCTCGCGTGCGCAACTCTTTGTTGCAGCCGTTTTCCTCGGTAAATAGCTGTTTAGAGTTTAGACTTCACCTTGAGGTTCATGCTGATATCGAGCTTAGCGTGCTTAATCATGCCCTAAACAGTTTATAGGATGCCTGGCTGTTCGACGCTGGCCCTAGGAACCTACGTTTGTAATTAGGTCAGTCGGAGGACCACTGTAGACCCCTGTAGACTGTAGTACCAGCTAACCGTAGGTAAATTTGGTTCAGCTAACTGGCACTCCTGGTATTTTTGGCACGGCTAAAATCATAAAATATTGATTGTGCTCGAGCAATTTGATATCAGACCAAGTAGCAGTGTGTTGGCTAGCTAGACTAAATTTTGCTACTCGGCATGTTGGTCAAAAATTCAGTAAGGTTCTGTAGGGAATTAAAATTCTGCGGGGAAGGCCTGAAGCAAACCAAATATCACAAGGCAGTGTTAACAATTTTTTTGGCAGGATAAATAAGTTTCATAAAAGCAAACATACGCATTGCCACCACATTGCCATTGTATTAATGGTTTTGTGGGATTATCGTACCTGAGGATCTGAGGGTCTAATTTCCAAATGGCCGGAGATCACCTATTGCCACCAGCATAAGACAACCACAGTGCTATTGAAATTCCAGCTTCTATCTTGTGCTGTATGATTGTAATATAGTGAGTTCTTCATCCCGTAATAGTTTCAAGAATTACTTAGTCTCTTATCCCTCTGCCATAGCCATTGTCTGCTGATGATCCATCTCTGCGAGCAAACTGAGTACTCTATAGTGTGAACAAGATCATAAACAGTTGAAGTGACATTTAgcggtttttaaaataaaagcCATTCTAGTTGTTTTTTTATGTTTCAGGTGTGTACATTAGCACATATGGCAAATCAGTGACTGATAGAAGACTGGCGTTCGGTGGACGTGAATTTCATTCGATTTGAGTTTTGCTTGAGATGGCCGTTGGTTTGACATCCCAGCTGTTTCAAAGAGTGCCTGCTACTGACATATTTTGCCAAAGGAACAAACTTAGGGTACATATTGCTCCCTGCTTTTCTTGTTATTCATAATCTTCTTTGTTGTCGTTTTACaaatttctctctctctctctctctcttttacTCAGAGCCCTGAGATGAGGAGTTCTCTTCCCTTGTCATCCACTTCGTTTCCTTCAATTGCTGATGTAcgtttttttttttcaattgCTAAGTTAACAGCACAGTTCATTCATTCTAAGACCAATTTAGAAGGGGAGCACTGACTAGTGATACTTCTTTTATCATGCTCTAGTGGAAGACATCTAACTGTTCGTGTGCCCTGTTCGTGTGCCCTTCTCccgcttttcttttgttttcgaAATTTGAAAAATCACTCCCTTGTTGTTCATATTAAATATTCGTTGTGTAATTTAGTACAATCAGTTTAGGTGGAGAAAATGGTTCTTCCAATTTTGTATATGACAGAAGAGTTAGGGAATTAACTATTATTGTCTGTTTCTCAATTGTAGCTGTACGGACAACTCTGTGTATATCATGGTATTATTTTATAAACCTATTTTGGTTTTGCAAAATTTGCTGATCTATCTAAGACCTAGTTCGAAAGAAGAGGCATTTGTTCAAATTTGCTGATCTTTTTTAGACCTAGTCTGAAAGAAGAGGCAGTTGAGTGTATTTGGTTTGAGATTTTGAGTTA from Panicum hallii strain FIL2 chromosome 9, PHallii_v3.1, whole genome shotgun sequence includes:
- the LOC112875504 gene encoding arabinosyltransferase RRA3-like, with translation MALAGRRDGPLMLRGGGGGKPLSRGSRIAVAVAVGIGLGCVCAFLYPDGLFRPSASALQWSRHVDSTACESSGRVTSLKSQLASLERENAEMRRQINELSMKLQLAGQGKDETLYKPGPFGTVKALRTNPTVMPDESVNPRLAKIMEEVAVKKELIVALANSNVREMLEVWFTNIKRVGIPNFLVVALDDNIESFCKSKGVPVYRRDPDEGIDNIAKTGGNHAVSGLKFRVLREFLQLGYSILLSDIDIIFLRNPFDHLYRDSDVESMSDGHNNMTAYGFNDVFDEPSMGWARYAHTMRIWVYNSGFFYIRPTIPSIELLDRVAYRLSHEKAWDQAVFNEELFFPSHPGYEGLHASRRTMDIYLFMNSKVLFKTVRKDAQLKKLKPVIVHLNYHPDKLDRMKAVIEFYVNGKQDALQRFPDGSE